A genomic region of Acipenser ruthenus chromosome 9, fAciRut3.2 maternal haplotype, whole genome shotgun sequence contains the following coding sequences:
- the LOC117405778 gene encoding mediator of RNA polymerase II transcription subunit 14-like isoform X1 — MAPVQIENNQLVPAGGPTSAPPPPPPGATAGAPATHGVRLSLLIEFLLQRTYHEITLLAELLPRKTDMERKIEIVQFASRTRQLFVRLLALVKWASNAGKVEKCAMISSFLDQQAFLFVDTADRLASLARDALVHARLPSFAIPFAIDVLTTGSYPRLPTCIRDKIIPPDPITKVEKQSTLHQLNQILRHRLVTTDLPPQLANLTVANGRVKFRVEGEFEATLTVMGDDPDIPWRLLKLEILVEDNETGDGRALVHSMQINFIHELVQSRLFADEKPLQDMYNCLHSFCLSLQLEVLHSQTQMLIRERWGDLVQAERYLPAKCLTLSVWNQQVLGRKTGTASVHKVNIKIDEADGSKPLQISHEPPLPACDSKLMERAMKIEHLSVEKLLIDSVHARSHQKLQELKAILKSYNASDNSFIETALPTLVIPILEPCGRSECLHIFVDLHSGMFQPMLYGIDLSTLDDIEKSINDDMKRIISWLQQLKFWLGEQRSRQSVKHLPTVCTDTLHLSNASSHPAGNLSKHKLFIKLTRLPQYYIVVEMFHVAGCPTELEYKYYFLSVSLLDGEEGPPTALLLQQFKPNLEELVLSTKAACGTKTGAKRKMSGDQGAIEPKKPKRAGEMCAFNKVLAHLVAMCDTNMPFIGLRCELSNMDIPHQGVQVEGDGCSHAIRILKIPSGKGISKETQRVLNRSLLDCTCRLQGRNNRTWLAELVFANCPLTSTSTKEQAATRQVYLTYESPLSEPVGGRKVVEMFLNDWNSIAQLYECVLEFARSLPDMPSYLNLFSEIRLYNYRKLVLCYGNTKGSSITIQWNSATHKFHISLGTVGPNSGCSNCHNIILHQLQEMFNKTPNVVQLLQVLFDTQAPLNAINKLPTVPMLGLTQRTNTAYQCFSILPQSPTHIRLAFRNMYCIDIYCRSRGVVAIRDGAYSLFDNTKIIEGFYPAPGLKAFLNMFVDSNQDVRRRSVNEDDNPPSPVGVDAMDTMMSQLQPLQFGKQPGGTGAYPLTSPPTSYHTGVAPSPGNIHAANSPSGALRAPSPASFGPTPSPSSLGISMGQTSNFASPHGALDPSSPYTMMSPSQRAGNWPGSPQVSGPSPAARMTGMSPGNPSLHSPIPDVSHSPRAGTSSQTMPTNMPPPRKLPQRSWAASIPTILNHNALHVLLLPSPTPCLVPGLAGSYLCSPLERFLGSVIMRRHLQRIIQQEPNLQIMNSNEPGVIMFKTEVLKCRVALNPKNYETLQLKVTPENTGPWSQEELQVLEKFFEMRVAGPPFKYNTLNAFTKLLGAPTHILRDCVRIMKLELFPDQAAQLKWNVQFCLTIPPSAPPIAPPGTIAVVLKSKMLFFLQLTQRLPSPQEPISIIVPIVYDMANGMTQQADIPRQQSSSGAAALMVSSILKRFHEMHPPRQSECTIFAAVHELMANLTLPPGGRP; from the exons CCTTCCCAGGAAGACTGATATGGAAAG AAAAATCGAGATTGTGCAGTTTGCCAGCCGGACCCGTCAGCTCTTTGTCCGTCTGTTGGCTCTGGTTAAGTGGGCAAGCAATGCTGGCAAGGTGGAGAAGTGTGCG ATGATCTCAAGTTTTCTCGACCAGCAGGCCTTTCTCTTTGTGGACACTGCAGACCGACTGGCATCGCTGGCGAGGGACGCTCTGGTTCACGCTCGTCTGCCCAGTTTTGCCATCCCCTTCGCTATCGATGTGCTGACCACAGGATCCTACCCACGCCTGCCCACCTGCATCAGG GATAAAATCAtccctcctgacccaatcaccaAGGTAGAGAAGCAGTCCACCCTTCACCAGCTCAATCAGATCCTCCGACACCGGCTCGTCACCACAGATCTCCCGCCACAGCTGGCCAACCTCACAGTTG CGAATGGCCGTGTGAAGTTCCGGGTGGAGGGGGAGTTTGAAGCCACGCTCACAGTGATGGGGGATGATCCAGATATCCCTTGGCGTCTACTCAAACTGGAAATCCTGGTGGAAGACAATGAAACGGgag ATGGCCGTGCTTTGGTCCACAGCATGCAGATCAATTTCATCCATGAGCTAGTCCAGTCCCGACTGTTTGCTGACGAGAAACCCCTGCAGGACATGTATAACTGTCTGC ATTCATTTTGCCTGTCGCTCCAGCTAGAGGTGCTACACTCCCAGACACAGATGCTGATCCGTGAGCGCTGGGGGGATCTGGTCCAAGCGGAGCGATACTTGCCAGCAAAGTGCCTCACCCTCTCTGTGTGGAA CCAACAAGTCCTGGGCAGGAAAACCGGTACGGCCTCCGTCCACAAGGTCAACATTAAGATTGATGAGGCGGACGGATCGAAGCCTTTGCAGATATCCCACGAGCCCCCACTGCCAGCCTGTGATTCCAAGCTAATGGAGCGTGCCATGAAG ATCGAACATTTGTCAGTGGAGAAGTTGCTCATTGACAGTGTCCATGCCCGGTCTCATCAGAAGCTACAGGAACTCAAAGCCATTCTTAAAAGCTACAACGCTAGCGATAACT CATTTATAGAAACTGCTCTTCCCACTCTGGTCATTCCAATCCTGGAACCCTGTGGCCGTTCCGAGTGCCTTCATATATTTGTTGACTTGCATTCTGGAATGTTCCAGCCAATGCTCTATGGGATTG ATCTGTCGACCTTGGATGACATTGAAAAGTCTATCAACGATGACATGAAACGCATTATTTCTTGGCTTCAACAACTGAA gttcTGGTTGGGGGAGCAGCGCAGTAGGCAGTCTGTGAAGCACCTCCCCACAGTTTGCACTGACACCCTACACCTCTCCAATGCATCCTCACACCCAGCAGGGAACCTCTCCAAACACAAGCTCTTCATTAAACTCACCCGCCTCCCTCAGTATTATATT GTGGTGGAGATGTTTCACGTGGCCGGCTGCCCCACTGAGCTGGAGTATAAGTACTACTTCCTGTCGGTCAGCCTGCTGGACGGGGAGGAGGGGCCCCCCACTgctctgctgctgcagcagttCAAACCCAACCTGGAGGAGCTGGTGTTGAGCACTAAGGCAGCGTGTGGGACCAAGACTGGGGCCAAGAGGAAG ATGTCTGGTGACCAGGGTGCAATTGAACCCAAAAAGCCGAAACGAGCTGGGGAGATGTGCGCGTTCAACAAGGTCCTGGCGCATCTTGTAGCGATGTGTGACACCAACATGCCCTTTATAGGACTGCGCTGTGAG CTCTCCAACATGGACATTCCACACCAGGGAGTTCAGGTGGAAGGTGATGGCTGTAGCCATGCGATCCGCATTCTGAA AATTCCATCCGGTAAGGGCATCAGTAAGGAAACGCAGAGGGTTCTGAACCGCTCCCTGTTGGATTGTACCTGCCGACTGCAGGGCAGGAACAATCGCACCTGGCTAGCTGAGCTGGTCTTCGCCAACTGTCCACTCACCAGTACCTCCACAAAGGAGCAAG CTGCAACGCGGCAAGTTTACCTGACCTATGAGAGCCCCCTCTCGGAGCCAGTGGGGGGCCGCAAGGTGGTCGAGATGTTCCTCAATGACTGGAACAGCATCGCCCAGCTCTACGAGTGTGTCTTGGAGTTTGCGCGCTCTCTACCAG ACATGCCCTCCTATCTAAACCTTTTCTCAGAAATTCGACTCTACAACTACCGCAAGCTTGTCCTGTGTTATGGAAACACCAAAGGAAGCTCA ATCACCATTCAGTGGAATTCGGCAACGCACAAGTTTCACATCTCCCTGGGAACAGTCGGGCCCAACTCAGGGTGCAGTAACTGCCACAACATCATCCTTCACCAGCTGCAGGAGATGTTTAACAAGACTCCCAACGTGGTTCAGCTACTGCAG GTGCTATTTGACACCCAGGCTCCGCTCAATGCTATCAACAAGCTGCCCACTGTGCCCATGCTTGGCCTGACCCAGAGGACGAACACAGCCTACCAGTGCTTCTCCATCCTGCCCCAGTCACCAACGCACATCCGGCTGGCCTTCCGCAACATGTACTGCATCGACATCTACTGCCGCAGCCGGGGGGTGGTGGCCATCCGCGACGGGGCCTACAGCCTCTTCGACAACACCAAGATCATAGAGGGCTTCTACCCAGCCCCGGGTTTAAAG GCCTTCCTGAACATGTTTGTGGACAGTAACCAGGACGTGCGAAGACGGTCTGTCAATGAGGATGACAATCCCCCCTCCCCTGTAGGAGTGGATGCCATGGATACGATGATGTCCCAGCTTCAACCTCTG CAATTTGGTAAGCAGCCCGGAGGAACAGGAGCCTATCCCCTGACGTCGCCCCCGACGTCCTACCACACTGGCGTGGCACCCTCTCCAG GGAACATCCACGCAGCGAACTCACCTAGCGGTGCTCTGCGGGCCCCTTCGCCCGCATCATTCGGCCCCACCCCATCACCCTCGTCTCTGGGGATTTCAATGGGGCAGACTTCCAACTTTGCCAGTCCGCATG gGGCCCTGGACCCCAGCTCCCCGTACACCATGATGTCTCCAAGCCAGCGAGCAGGGAACTGGCCAGGCTCACCCCAGGTGTCCGGTCCCTCGCCTGCTGCTCGCATGACTGGGATGTCTCCAGGAAACCCATCCCTGCATTCTCCCATCCCTGACGTCTCTCACTCCCCGCGGGCTGGAACCA GCTCACAGACCATGCCAACGAATATGCCTCCACCACGCAAACTACCTCAGCGCTCCTGGGCGGCCTCCATCCCCACCATCCTGAACCACAATGCCTTGCATGTGCTACTGCTGCCCTCGCCCACTCCCTGCCTGGTTCCGGGTCTGGCGGGCAGCTACCTGTGCTCCCCCCTCGAGCGCTTCCTGGGCTCCGTCATCATGAGGCGCCACCTGCAGAGGATCATTCAGCAGGAACCCAAT CTGCAGATTATGAACTCTAATGAACCCGGAGTGATCATGTTCAAGACTGAAGTGCTGAAATGCAGAGTCGCTCTGAACCCCAAGAACTATGAGACGCTGCAGCTGAAGGTGACCCCAGAAAACACGGGCCCCTGGTCCCAGGAGGAGCTGCAGGTCCTGGAGAAGTTCTTCGAAATGAGG GTTGCAGGACCACCgtttaaatacaatacactaaATGCCTTTACAAAGCTGTTGGGGGCTCCCACTCATATCCTCAGGGACTGTGTACGAATCATGAAACTGGAGCTG TTCCCAGACCAGGCTGCCCAGCTGAAGTGGAACGTTCAGTTCTGCTTGACCATCCCCCCCAGCGCCCCTCCCATTGCTCCTCCCGGGACCATCGCTGTGGTGCTCAAATCCAAAATGCTGTTCTTC CTCCAGTTGACCCAGCGACTGCCGTCCCCTCAGGAGCCCATCAGTATCATCGTGCCCATCGTGTATGACATGGCCAACGGGATGACACAGCAGGCTGACATTCCTCGGCAGCAGAGCTCCTCCGGGGCCGCCGCGCTCATGGTCAGCAGCATCCTGAAGCGCTTTCACGAGATGCACCCTCCGCGCCAGA GTGAATGCACAATATTTGCCGCAGTGCACGAACTGATGGCAAACCTCACACTGCCCCCTGGAGGCAGACCATAG
- the LOC117405778 gene encoding mediator of RNA polymerase II transcription subunit 14-like isoform X2, which translates to MAPVQIENNQLVPAGGPTSAPPPPPPGATAGAPATHGVRLSLLIEFLLQRTYHEITLLAELLPRKTDMERKIEIVQFASRTRQLFVRLLALVKWASNAGKVEKCAMISSFLDQQAFLFVDTADRLASLARDALVHARLPSFAIPFAIDVLTTGSYPRLPTCIRDKIIPPDPITKVEKQSTLHQLNQILRHRLVTTDLPPQLANLTVANGRVKFRVEGEFEATLTVMGDDPDIPWRLLKLEILVEDNETGDGRALVHSMQINFIHELVQSRLFADEKPLQDMYNCLHSFCLSLQLEVLHSQTQMLIRERWGDLVQAERYLPAKCLTLSVWNQQVLGRKTGTASVHKVNIKIDEADGSKPLQISHEPPLPACDSKLMERAMKIEHLSVEKLLIDSVHARSHQKLQELKAILKSYNASDNSFIETALPTLVIPILEPCGRSECLHIFVDLHSGMFQPMLYGIDLSTLDDIEKSINDDMKRIISWLQQLKFWLGEQRSRQSVKHLPTVCTDTLHLSNASSHPAGNLSKHKLFIKLTRLPQYYIVVEMFHVAGCPTELEYKYYFLSVSLLDGEEGPPTALLLQQFKPNLEELVLSTKAACGTKTGAKRKMSGDQGAIEPKKPKRAGEMCAFNKVLAHLVAMCDTNMPFIGLRCELSNMDIPHQGVQVEGDGCSHAIRILKIPSGKGISKETQRVLNRSLLDCTCRLQGRNNRTWLAELVFANCPLTSTSTKEQAATRQVYLTYESPLSEPVGGRKVVEMFLNDWNSIAQLYECVLEFARSLPDMPSYLNLFSEIRLYNYRKLVLCYGNTKGSSITIQWNSATHKFHISLGTVGPNSGCSNCHNIILHQLQEMFNKTPNVVQLLQVLFDTQAPLNAINKLPTVPMLGLTQRTNTAYQCFSILPQSPTHIRLAFRNMYCIDIYCRSRGVVAIRDGAYSLFDNTKIIEGFYPAPGLKAFLNMFVDSNQDVRRRSVNEDDNPPSPVGVDAMDTMMSQLQPLQFGKQPGGTGAYPLTSPPTSYHTGVAPSPGALDPSSPYTMMSPSQRAGNWPGSPQVSGPSPAARMTGMSPGNPSLHSPIPDVSHSPRAGTSSQTMPTNMPPPRKLPQRSWAASIPTILNHNALHVLLLPSPTPCLVPGLAGSYLCSPLERFLGSVIMRRHLQRIIQQEPNLQIMNSNEPGVIMFKTEVLKCRVALNPKNYETLQLKVTPENTGPWSQEELQVLEKFFEMRVAGPPFKYNTLNAFTKLLGAPTHILRDCVRIMKLELFPDQAAQLKWNVQFCLTIPPSAPPIAPPGTIAVVLKSKMLFFLQLTQRLPSPQEPISIIVPIVYDMANGMTQQADIPRQQSSSGAAALMVSSILKRFHEMHPPRQSECTIFAAVHELMANLTLPPGGRP; encoded by the exons CCTTCCCAGGAAGACTGATATGGAAAG AAAAATCGAGATTGTGCAGTTTGCCAGCCGGACCCGTCAGCTCTTTGTCCGTCTGTTGGCTCTGGTTAAGTGGGCAAGCAATGCTGGCAAGGTGGAGAAGTGTGCG ATGATCTCAAGTTTTCTCGACCAGCAGGCCTTTCTCTTTGTGGACACTGCAGACCGACTGGCATCGCTGGCGAGGGACGCTCTGGTTCACGCTCGTCTGCCCAGTTTTGCCATCCCCTTCGCTATCGATGTGCTGACCACAGGATCCTACCCACGCCTGCCCACCTGCATCAGG GATAAAATCAtccctcctgacccaatcaccaAGGTAGAGAAGCAGTCCACCCTTCACCAGCTCAATCAGATCCTCCGACACCGGCTCGTCACCACAGATCTCCCGCCACAGCTGGCCAACCTCACAGTTG CGAATGGCCGTGTGAAGTTCCGGGTGGAGGGGGAGTTTGAAGCCACGCTCACAGTGATGGGGGATGATCCAGATATCCCTTGGCGTCTACTCAAACTGGAAATCCTGGTGGAAGACAATGAAACGGgag ATGGCCGTGCTTTGGTCCACAGCATGCAGATCAATTTCATCCATGAGCTAGTCCAGTCCCGACTGTTTGCTGACGAGAAACCCCTGCAGGACATGTATAACTGTCTGC ATTCATTTTGCCTGTCGCTCCAGCTAGAGGTGCTACACTCCCAGACACAGATGCTGATCCGTGAGCGCTGGGGGGATCTGGTCCAAGCGGAGCGATACTTGCCAGCAAAGTGCCTCACCCTCTCTGTGTGGAA CCAACAAGTCCTGGGCAGGAAAACCGGTACGGCCTCCGTCCACAAGGTCAACATTAAGATTGATGAGGCGGACGGATCGAAGCCTTTGCAGATATCCCACGAGCCCCCACTGCCAGCCTGTGATTCCAAGCTAATGGAGCGTGCCATGAAG ATCGAACATTTGTCAGTGGAGAAGTTGCTCATTGACAGTGTCCATGCCCGGTCTCATCAGAAGCTACAGGAACTCAAAGCCATTCTTAAAAGCTACAACGCTAGCGATAACT CATTTATAGAAACTGCTCTTCCCACTCTGGTCATTCCAATCCTGGAACCCTGTGGCCGTTCCGAGTGCCTTCATATATTTGTTGACTTGCATTCTGGAATGTTCCAGCCAATGCTCTATGGGATTG ATCTGTCGACCTTGGATGACATTGAAAAGTCTATCAACGATGACATGAAACGCATTATTTCTTGGCTTCAACAACTGAA gttcTGGTTGGGGGAGCAGCGCAGTAGGCAGTCTGTGAAGCACCTCCCCACAGTTTGCACTGACACCCTACACCTCTCCAATGCATCCTCACACCCAGCAGGGAACCTCTCCAAACACAAGCTCTTCATTAAACTCACCCGCCTCCCTCAGTATTATATT GTGGTGGAGATGTTTCACGTGGCCGGCTGCCCCACTGAGCTGGAGTATAAGTACTACTTCCTGTCGGTCAGCCTGCTGGACGGGGAGGAGGGGCCCCCCACTgctctgctgctgcagcagttCAAACCCAACCTGGAGGAGCTGGTGTTGAGCACTAAGGCAGCGTGTGGGACCAAGACTGGGGCCAAGAGGAAG ATGTCTGGTGACCAGGGTGCAATTGAACCCAAAAAGCCGAAACGAGCTGGGGAGATGTGCGCGTTCAACAAGGTCCTGGCGCATCTTGTAGCGATGTGTGACACCAACATGCCCTTTATAGGACTGCGCTGTGAG CTCTCCAACATGGACATTCCACACCAGGGAGTTCAGGTGGAAGGTGATGGCTGTAGCCATGCGATCCGCATTCTGAA AATTCCATCCGGTAAGGGCATCAGTAAGGAAACGCAGAGGGTTCTGAACCGCTCCCTGTTGGATTGTACCTGCCGACTGCAGGGCAGGAACAATCGCACCTGGCTAGCTGAGCTGGTCTTCGCCAACTGTCCACTCACCAGTACCTCCACAAAGGAGCAAG CTGCAACGCGGCAAGTTTACCTGACCTATGAGAGCCCCCTCTCGGAGCCAGTGGGGGGCCGCAAGGTGGTCGAGATGTTCCTCAATGACTGGAACAGCATCGCCCAGCTCTACGAGTGTGTCTTGGAGTTTGCGCGCTCTCTACCAG ACATGCCCTCCTATCTAAACCTTTTCTCAGAAATTCGACTCTACAACTACCGCAAGCTTGTCCTGTGTTATGGAAACACCAAAGGAAGCTCA ATCACCATTCAGTGGAATTCGGCAACGCACAAGTTTCACATCTCCCTGGGAACAGTCGGGCCCAACTCAGGGTGCAGTAACTGCCACAACATCATCCTTCACCAGCTGCAGGAGATGTTTAACAAGACTCCCAACGTGGTTCAGCTACTGCAG GTGCTATTTGACACCCAGGCTCCGCTCAATGCTATCAACAAGCTGCCCACTGTGCCCATGCTTGGCCTGACCCAGAGGACGAACACAGCCTACCAGTGCTTCTCCATCCTGCCCCAGTCACCAACGCACATCCGGCTGGCCTTCCGCAACATGTACTGCATCGACATCTACTGCCGCAGCCGGGGGGTGGTGGCCATCCGCGACGGGGCCTACAGCCTCTTCGACAACACCAAGATCATAGAGGGCTTCTACCCAGCCCCGGGTTTAAAG GCCTTCCTGAACATGTTTGTGGACAGTAACCAGGACGTGCGAAGACGGTCTGTCAATGAGGATGACAATCCCCCCTCCCCTGTAGGAGTGGATGCCATGGATACGATGATGTCCCAGCTTCAACCTCTG CAATTTGGTAAGCAGCCCGGAGGAACAGGAGCCTATCCCCTGACGTCGCCCCCGACGTCCTACCACACTGGCGTGGCACCCTCTCCAG gGGCCCTGGACCCCAGCTCCCCGTACACCATGATGTCTCCAAGCCAGCGAGCAGGGAACTGGCCAGGCTCACCCCAGGTGTCCGGTCCCTCGCCTGCTGCTCGCATGACTGGGATGTCTCCAGGAAACCCATCCCTGCATTCTCCCATCCCTGACGTCTCTCACTCCCCGCGGGCTGGAACCA GCTCACAGACCATGCCAACGAATATGCCTCCACCACGCAAACTACCTCAGCGCTCCTGGGCGGCCTCCATCCCCACCATCCTGAACCACAATGCCTTGCATGTGCTACTGCTGCCCTCGCCCACTCCCTGCCTGGTTCCGGGTCTGGCGGGCAGCTACCTGTGCTCCCCCCTCGAGCGCTTCCTGGGCTCCGTCATCATGAGGCGCCACCTGCAGAGGATCATTCAGCAGGAACCCAAT CTGCAGATTATGAACTCTAATGAACCCGGAGTGATCATGTTCAAGACTGAAGTGCTGAAATGCAGAGTCGCTCTGAACCCCAAGAACTATGAGACGCTGCAGCTGAAGGTGACCCCAGAAAACACGGGCCCCTGGTCCCAGGAGGAGCTGCAGGTCCTGGAGAAGTTCTTCGAAATGAGG GTTGCAGGACCACCgtttaaatacaatacactaaATGCCTTTACAAAGCTGTTGGGGGCTCCCACTCATATCCTCAGGGACTGTGTACGAATCATGAAACTGGAGCTG TTCCCAGACCAGGCTGCCCAGCTGAAGTGGAACGTTCAGTTCTGCTTGACCATCCCCCCCAGCGCCCCTCCCATTGCTCCTCCCGGGACCATCGCTGTGGTGCTCAAATCCAAAATGCTGTTCTTC CTCCAGTTGACCCAGCGACTGCCGTCCCCTCAGGAGCCCATCAGTATCATCGTGCCCATCGTGTATGACATGGCCAACGGGATGACACAGCAGGCTGACATTCCTCGGCAGCAGAGCTCCTCCGGGGCCGCCGCGCTCATGGTCAGCAGCATCCTGAAGCGCTTTCACGAGATGCACCCTCCGCGCCAGA GTGAATGCACAATATTTGCCGCAGTGCACGAACTGATGGCAAACCTCACACTGCCCCCTGGAGGCAGACCATAG